Proteins from a genomic interval of Lycium ferocissimum isolate CSIRO_LF1 chromosome 2, AGI_CSIRO_Lferr_CH_V1, whole genome shotgun sequence:
- the LOC132041112 gene encoding protein PHLOEM PROTEIN 2-LIKE A9-like — MASKCHYQGNHTFCKTEKGYIVYPKALNIVWGNDERFWRLPKYENDGAELIQVNWLEVTGCIDNIVQKKTYDIGFTVSLMTDAFGWNDSPVYIMAKWGDNTQWRKVNLTTEKDQKMIRKTITITKGKGNADDKLCFGLYEVWNKKWKGGLKIHCVNLTERS, encoded by the exons ATGGCTTCAAAATGTCACTATCAAGGCAATCACACATTCTGTAAAACAGAAAAG GGTTATATAGTATATCCCAAAGCTCTTAATATTGTTTGGGGAAACGATGAGCGCTTTTGGAGGTTACCCAAATACGA AAATGATGGTGCAGAACTTATACAAGTAAATTGGCTGGAGGTAACTGGTTGCATTGACAATATTGTACAAAAGAAAACATATGACATTGGATTTACAGTGTCATTGATGACTGATGCGTTCGGTTGGAATGATTCACCAGTTTATATTATGGCTAAATGGGGAGATAACACTCAATGGAGAAAGGTAAATTTGACAACTGAGAAGGACCAAAAGATGATACGAAAAACTATTACAATAACAAAAGGGAAGGGGAATGCCGATGATAAGCTTTGTTTTGGGTTGTATGAAGTTTGGAACAAAAAGTGGAAAGGAGGTCTCAAAATTCATTGTGTAAACTTGACAGAGAGAAGCTAA